In Nicotiana tabacum cultivar K326 chromosome 11, ASM71507v2, whole genome shotgun sequence, a single window of DNA contains:
- the LOC107812084 gene encoding uncharacterized protein LOC107812084, translating to MAGKPPMTLHMMVHRNPGTYISIKRDEQNRFAYMFFDPAVSIAGWSYCRPIIAVDAMVLKSKYHGVLFVVVSKDANNQIFHLSFSVADPENNEAYISFFGEMRKAIQVRRELVFLSYRNQSITNGIRNVYPEAHHGICLYHFEKNLKQRHAKATVINPFQSAARSYKLEVFNQLMSQLKSVDKKTYIYIMEEPPERWAQSWFPRRRYDMLTKNMVSNLDLMLFKINSEGIKFIVDLKKRTCDCLEFQLDELPCPHAIAAINKRYFQKSVYFSKWYSKETWFKTYEGHVNIVGDQKSWDIPQTVESEITKHPDVEILQGRRQKKRHIPVTESVQLKSTKCSRCKQVGHNRTTCLPSPAPHPYFKKHTEKYSNIQ from the exons atggctggaaaacCGCCCATGACACTACACATGATGGTGCACAGAAACCCAGGAACGTACATAAGCATAAAAAGAGATGAGCAGAATAG ATTTGCTTACATGTTCTTTGATCCTGCGGTATCAATAGCTGGTTGGTCCTACTGTAGACCCATTATTGCAGTAGATGCAATGgttttaaagtcaaaatatcaTGGTGTTCTATTTGTTGTTGTATCAAAGGATGCAAACAATCAAATCTTTCATCTATCTTTTAGTGTAGCAGATCCAGAAAATAATGAGGCATACATTTCGTTCTTCGGGgaaatgagaaaagcaattcaagtccgTCGTGAACTGGTTTTCTTGTCATATAGAAACCAATCGATCACAAATGGGATTAGAAACGTTTATCCTGAAGCTCACCATGGTATCTGCCTCTATCACTttgagaaaaatttaaagcaaagACATGCAAAAGCCACGGTAATAAATCCTTTTCAAAGTGCTGCAAGGTCATACAAGCTTGAAGTTTTTAATCAGTTAATGTCCCAACTCAAAAGTGTTGACAAGAAAACATACATTTACATAATGGAAGAGCCTCCAGAGAGATGGGCTCAATCGTGGTTCCCACGGCGACGTTATGATATGCTAACAAAAAACATG GTGTCCAACCTTGATTTAATGTTGTTTAAAATAAATAGTGAAGGAATCAAATTCATTGTGGATTTAAAGAAGAGAACTTGTGACTGCTTAGaattccaacttgatgaattGCCCTGTCCACATGCAATTGCTGCTATTAATAAGAGATATTTTCAGAAATCTGTTTATTTCTCAAAATGGTATTCAAAGGAAACGTGGTTCAAAACATATGAAGGACATGTGAATATTGTGGGAGATCAAAAATCATGGGATATTCCACAAACTGTAGAATCTGAGATCACAAAACATCCCGATGTAGAGATTTTAcaaggaagaagacaaaagaagaggcaTATCCCTGTGACTGAATCAGTACAATTGAAGTCTACCAAATGCAGTCGATGTAAACAAGTTGGGCATAATAgaacaacttgcttgccttctcCAGCACCTCATCCATATTTCAAGAAACACACTGAAAAATACTCCAACATTCAATAA